A genomic region of Colletotrichum destructivum chromosome 1, complete sequence contains the following coding sequences:
- a CDS encoding Putative NodB domain, glycoside hydrolase/deacetylase, beta/alpha-barrel — MCTLQKRGGGGGEGSSASRLLGLALGRRYETDISSLSPLSRRQSPPVGQIISQCTQTGVVALTYDDGPFTFTPQLLDILAANDVKATFFVNGNNFANIEEGIGPATINRMKNEGHLVGSHTYAHPDLNTLSSADRIAQMTQLEDATRRIAGFAPKYMRPPFLSCDEGCLSDLAGLGYHVIDTNLDTKDFENNTPDTTHISTEKFNNELSNDPASSSAIVLSHDVHEQTVISLTQKMIDTLKAKGYRAVTVGECLGDAPENWYKA, encoded by the coding sequence ATGTGTACGCTCcagaagaggggggggggggggggggaaggctCCTCTGCCTCTCGTCTTCTTGGCTTGGCCCTCGGACGCCGGTATGAAACTGACATATCCTCCCTCAGCCCTCTCTCCCGCCGCCAGAGCCCCCCTGTCGGCCAGATCATCTCGCAGTGCACGCAGACGGGTGTCGTCGCCCTCACCTATGACGACGGGCCCTTCACCTTCACGCCgcagctgctcgacatcctcgccgccaacgacgtcaaggccaccttcttcgtcaacggcaacaacTTCGCTAACATCGAGGAGGGCATCGGCCCGGCCACCATCAACCGCATGAAGAACGAGGGCCATCTCGTCGGCTCCCACACCTACGCCCACCCGGACCTCAACACcctctcctcggccgacCGCATCGCCCAGATGAcccagctcgaggacgccacCCGCCGCATCGCCGGCTTCGCGCCCAAGTACATgcgcccccccttcctctcgtGCGACGAAGGCTGCCTCTctgacctcgccggcctggggTACCACGTCATCGACACCAACCTCGACACCAAGGACTTTGAGAACAACACGCCCGATACGACCCACATCTCGACCGAGAAGTTCAACAACGAGCTCAGCAACGACCCGGCATCCAGCAGCGCCATCGTCCTGTCCCACGACGTCCACGAGCAGACCGTCATCTCCCTCACTCAGAAGATGATCGAcaccctcaaggccaagggctaccgcgccgtcaccgtcgggGAGTGCCTGGGCGACGCCCCCGAGAACTGGTACAAGGCCTAA
- a CDS encoding Putative glycoside hydrolase family 18, catalytic domain, glycosyl hydrolase family 18 (GH18) active → MAREPLLPLPRAVPTSPPTLTPPPRGQSSTSTSRPNSSLKLFVYKLLILASFVLPVMSQGWVNAVYYPNWRVYKGQTPASLPVNAVTHVLYAFVQVNTDGSLRLIDDWADTQIPVDGTTGCLSALAKLKASRPNIRTLVSVGGGGGSAEFPALAANPAARARFAKEIKSFCDKYQLNGVDIDWEHPSDTKQGQDYIALLSDVRRQMPAGRYLLTTALPPGQYVLRNIDLRRAAPLLDYLNLMCYDLTGPWTDVSGNHAQLMASKTLASNNPNLKIACADGISYVINNGVPSRKVLLGIPAYARTFPMAKGPGGPSKNSAEMDYCDMSNDSVDKATVDTAAAAASYVDAKNGFMTFDVPRTVAIKAQYAKSRALGGLFYWTGVGDRKGRQSLVQAGFNELNGVR, encoded by the exons ATGGCACGAGAACCATTactgcccctcccccgcgCCGTCCCAACGTCACCACCAACATtaacaccaccaccacgagGACagtcctcgacatcgacatcacGGCCAAATTCGTCTCTGAAACTCTTCGTATATAAACTACTCATACTCGCATCTTTCGTTCTGCCCGTCATGTCTCAAGGCTGGGTCAACGCCGTCTACTACCCCAACTGGCGCGTGTACAAAGGCCAGACGCCGGCTTCGCTGCCGGTGAATGCCGTCACCCATGTGCTATATGCCTTCGTCCAAGTCAACACAGACGGGTCGCTGAGGCTCATCGACGACTGGGCCGATACGCAGATTCCCGTCGACGGGACGACAGGGTGcctctccgccctcgccaaaCTCAAGGCCTCGCGGCCCAACATTCGCACACTCGTCtccgttggcggcggcggcggaagtGCCGAGTTCCCCGCGCTGGCTGCCAACCCGGCCGCGCGCGCCCGATTCGCCAAGGAGATTAAGAGCTTTTGCGACAAGTACCAACTTAACGGTGTCGACA TCGACTGGGAACACCCAAGCGACACCAAGCAGGGTCAGGACTACATCGCGCTACTGAGTGACGTGCGCCGCCAGATGCCGGCGGGGAGGTACCTCCTCACCACGGCTCTGCCGCCGGGCCAGTACGTCTTGAGGAACATCGACCTCAGACGGGCGGCGCCCCTGCTCGACTACCTGAATCTCATGTGCTACGACCTAACGGGCCCATGGACCGACGTCTCGGGGAACCACGCGCAGTTGATGGCGTCCAAGACGCTGGCGAGCAACAATCCGAACTTGAAGATTGCGTGCGCCGATGGCATCAGCTACGTCATCAATAACGGCGTCCCGAGCCGCAAGGTGCTGCTTGGGATCCCCGCGTACGCCCGCACGTTCCCCATGGCCAAGGGCCCCGGAGGGCCCTCCAAGaactcggccgagatggactACTGCGACATGTCCAACGACagcgtcgacaaggccacggtcgacacggcggcggcggcggcctcgtacgtcgacgccaagaacGGGTTCATGACGTTCGACGTACCGAGGACGGTGGCCATCAAGGCACAGTACGCCAAGAGCAGGGCCCTCGGGGGTCTGTTCTACTGGACCGGCGTAGGGGATCGGAAGGGAAGGCAGAGCCTGGTGCAGGCTGGGTTTAACGAGTTGAACGGCGTAAGATAG
- a CDS encoding Putative ricin B, lectin domain, ricin B-like lectin, whose protein sequence is MIPQAATFLAYATLLATASPVIQRRVVTELNEEATKEAHLRDDTATRAFSDIQIKTADGRCLFVDKLSGDFRANLTPIQVADCGAKDGQGWDVITAGKHNDQPNTMLIVSTLTQACFNFDPRRPAGNQVNLFSCGGRAAGEGLVTDSQLFALETGAGPSTFQPKNAKGKCFTVKDNAVDVADCVAGDKAQSFAFGSAAGGAGGGENGAQKPGPSTTAAAVATGNPVADCGGTEKTVTMTITATVNPGQGNAGNAGNAGNLPVATLAPEVTSASASTPPAASTAPAAGNGNGNGNGSGNGGTDGGQQGNISAVNPTTPVPVSRAGGILNPTAAAEAHEFDSTAKRAFTKVAIRAPNGQCLSVDPTAGDFRQNLIPVGLAACDGAAANQRFDVVTSGKHNDGKDNGALVVSSLTNGCVSTDGRRAAGDTVTIFSCGGRAAGEGRTDAGQLVRIFGDSFLWSPVNNAASCVVPGDQGRLVTAACKGDNSETYTIVA, encoded by the exons ATGATCCCCCAGGCGGCGACCTTTTTGGCTTACGCCACCCTCCTAGCCACGGCAAGCCCCGTCATCCAGCGCAGAGTCGTCACCGAGCTCAACGAGGAGGCCACCAAAGAAGCGCACCTGCGCGACGACACGGCCACCCGCGCCTTTTCCGACATCCAAatcaagacggccgacggCAGGTGTCTGTTCGTCGACAAGCTGTCGGGCGACTTCCGGGCGAACCTGACCCCGATCCAGGTCGCCGACTGCGGGgccaaggacggccaggGCTGGGATGTCATCACCGCCGGAAAGCACAATGACCAGCCCAATACGATGCTCATTGTGAGCACTCTG ACGCAAGCGTGCTTCAACTTTGACCCGCGCCGTCCGGCGGGCAACCAGGTCAACCTCTTCTCGTGCGGCGGACGCGCGgctggcgagggcctcgtgACGGACTCGCAGCTGTTCGCGCTAGAGACGGGCGCGGGCCCCTCGACGTTCCAGCCCAAGAACGCCAAGGGGAAATGTTTCACAGTCAAGGACAACGCAGTGGACGTGGCGGACTGCGTCGCCGGCGATAAAGCTCAGTCATTTGCGTTCGGGTCCGCTGCGggtggtgccggcggcggggaaaACGGCGCTCAGAAACCCGGCCCTTCGACCACCGCTGCGGCCGTGGCTACTGGGAATCCGGTGGCCGACTGCGGTGGCACCGAGAAGACTGTCACCATGACGATCACGGCCACGGTCAACCCGGGCCAGGGCAACGCTGGCAACGCTGGCAACGCGGGCAACCTCCCCGTGGCCACGCTCGCGCCCGAGGTGACGTCCGCAtcggcttcgacgccgcctgCCGCCTCGACTGCCCCCGCTGCTGGAAATGGAAACGGAAACGGAAACGGAAGTggcaacggcggcaccgacggcggTCAACAAGGAAACATCTCCGCCGTCAACCCCACAACCCCCGTCCCCGTctcccgcgccggcggcatcctcaacccgacggcggcggccgaagCGCACGAATTCGACTCGACCGCCAAGCGGGCCTTTACAAAGGTGGCCATCCGCGCGCCCAACGGACAGTGTCTCTCGGTGGACCCGACGGCGGGCGACTTCCGACAGAACCTCATCCCCGTGGGCCTTGCGGCgtgcgacggcgcggcggcgaaccAGCGGTTCGACGTGGTCACCAGCGGGAAGCACAACGACGGCAAGGACAACGGGGCGCTGGTGGTCAGCAGCCTGACGAACGGGTGCGTCAGCACggacgggcggcgggcggcgggggacACGGTGACGATCTTCTCgtgcggcgggcgggcggcgggcgagggccggACGGACGCCGGGCAGCTGGTGAGGATCTTTGGGGATAGTTTCCTGTGGTCGCCTGTCAATAACGCGGCTTCGTGCGTGGTGCCTGGGGACCAGGGGCGGCTGGTCACGGCGGCGTGTAAGGGGGACAACAGCGAGACGTATACCATCGTCGCCTGA
- a CDS encoding Putative Mg2+ transporter protein, CorA-like/Zinc transport protein ZntB, which produces MSSDSADSFGATMSKTVSEPEDRSRTVRFPSLEIDTHDYATSPTSSTKTRASAAPPRDTIGAPLTRTSTDKTLSPLRRRAGTFKPVEDYGDFDMSRPGWQPGSEPGFDPNKSDGGHASMPTLRADCEISVFDFSQANMVQHKFGNDDFIEFLKKPQEPWVKSRWINVNGLSWDVIQACGQYYKLHKLAIEDIMNTRNRTKADWYANHAFIVLTLQKLVLLLDDDSSSSSSSSDDDSDDGASLRTSKSVKGMKKLKRAFTMGAKPRQDPEVGRQAAGRPTVVTQSSGYQLNHHTSSLSQLPQTAFVRTLQRYHASANEVRTEYMETHSSLISRGLAVSAEQVAIFLTSDNTVISFFEMSAEDIERPITIRLGDPSTILRQSCDASLVVQAIIDAIIDLAMPLTAVYSDVIGDLELDVLTSPSIKQTRSLYICVSEINKMLTFLNPIDNLVNVLRDHRTELSQDEAARQLQNPASGVIVTPLTHTYLGDVLDHCVIITESMQQIKRSADNLIDLIFNTISANQNESMKQLTIITIIFLPLTFLTGYFGQNFEDFPEIGNKWGIRFFWIIACPVVFCTILIMMRSWIWSWCVSFWQKRKISAERKKQKKRRARRARRRAKAD; this is translated from the exons ATGTCATCTGACTCTGCCGACTCCTTCGGCGCAACAATGTCAAAAACCGTCAGCGAACCCGAAGACCGCTCGCGTACCGTTCGATTCCCCTCGCTCGAGATCGACACCCACGACTATGCCACCTccccgacctcgtccacgaaaACCCGTGCGTCTGCCGCTCCCCCCCGCGACACCATCGGTGCGCCTCTCACCCGCACATCCACCGACAAGACCCTATCCCCGCTACGACGCCGAGCCGGCACCTTCAAGCCCGTCGAAGACTATGGCGACTTTGACATGTCGCGCCCTGGCTGGCAGCCCGGCTCCGAGCCCGGCTTCGACCCCAACAAGTCGGACGGAGGCCATGCCTCCATGCCCACCCTCCGTGCAGACTGCGAAATCTCCGTCTTCGACTTCAGCCAGGCCAACATGGTCCAGCACAAGTTCGGCAATGACGACTTCATAGAGTTTCTGAAAAAGCCCCAGGAGCCCTGGGTCAAGAGCCGCTGGATCAACGTCAACGGCCTCAGCTGGGACGTCATCCAAGCCTGTGGCCAGTACTACAAGCTGCATAAGCTGGCCATCGAGGACATCATGAACACGAGAAACCGTACAAAGGCCGACTGGTACGCCAACCACGCCTTCATCGTCCTGACCCTGCAGAAGCTGGTgctcctgctcgacgacgacagcagcagcagtagcagcagcagcgacgacgactcggacgacggcgcgaGCCTCAGAACCAGCAAGTCCGTCAAGGGCATGAAGAAGCTGAAGCGCGCATTTACCATGGGCGCCAAGCCGCGTCAGGACCCCGAGGTCGGCAGACAAGCCGCCGGTAGGCCTACCGTCGTGACCCAGAGCAGCGGCTACCAGCTCAACCACCACACGAGCAGCCTCTCCCAGCTGCCCCAGACGGCCTTTGTCCGCACCCTCCAGCGCTACCACGCCTCTGCCAACGAGGTCCGCACCGAGTACATGGAAACGCACTCCTCCCTCATCTCGCGCGGCCTAGCCGTCTCCGCCGAGCAGgtcgccatcttcctcaCCTCGGACAACACCGTAATCTCCTTCTTCGAGATGTCCGCCGAGGACATTGAGCGCCCCATCACCATCCGCTTGGGCGATCCCTCGACGATCCTGAGGCAGTCGTGCGATGCCTCGCTCGTCGTgcaggccatcatcgacgccatcatcgacctcgccatgCCCCTGACGGCCGTTTACAGCGACGTcatcggcgacctcgagctcgacgttCTCACGTCCCCGAGCATCAAGCAGACGCGTAGCCTGTACATCTGTGTCAGCGAGATCAACAAGATGCTCACCTTCCTCAACCCCATCGACAACCTTGTCAACGTGCTGCGCGACCACCGCACCGAGCTGTCgcaggacgaggccgcccgccAGCTGCAGAATCCGGCTAGCGGCGTTATCGTCACGCCCCTCACCCACACCTACCTCGGCGACGTGCTCGATCACTgcgtcatcatcaccgaGAGCATGCAGCAGATCAAGCGCTCCGCCGACAACCTCATCGACCTCATCTTCAATACCATCTCGGCGAACCAGAACGAGAGCATGAAGCAGCtgaccatcatcaccatcatctttCTGCCCTTGACCTTCTTGACCGGGTATTTTGGTCAAAACTTTGAAGACTTTCCCGAAATCGGCAATAAATGGGGCATTCGGTTTTT TTGGATCATTGCCTGTCCGGTCGTCTTCTGCACCATCCTCATTATGATGCGCTCTTGGATCTGGTCCTGGTGCGTGTCCTTCTGGCAGAAGCGTAAGATTAGTGCCGAGagaaagaagcagaagaagagaagggccagaagggcgaggaggagggccaaGGCGGATTAG
- a CDS encoding Putative Thioesterase domain, HotDog domain superfamily, acyl-coenzyme A thioesterase 13, whose product MSSTPSQPPPAPAVAAESDPATFAHIENYISTRCNASPIYAFLFNPGLRLTHASKGLIIARLPVAANHLNTAGSIHGSVSATIVDWAGGLAIASWDLRDATGVSVDINISYLSGAKVGDEIEIEGRVEKVGGSLAFTHVNIYKVAADGTRGATVANGRHTKFVRSR is encoded by the coding sequence ATGTCCTCCACACCGTCCCAgcccccgcccgcccccgccgtcgccgcggaATCGGACCCGGCCACTTTCGCCCACATCGAGAACTACATCTCGACGCGCTGCAACGCATCCCCCATCTAcgccttcctcttcaacccGGGCCTCCGGCTGACGCACGCCTCCAAGGGCCTCATCATCGCGCGCCTCCCCGTCGCCGCGAACCACCTCAACACCGCCGGCAGTATCCACGGCAGCGTCTCGGCCACCATCGTCGACTGGGCCGGTGGCCTCGCCATCGCGTCCTGGGACCTGCGCGACGCGACGGGCGTCAGcgtcgacatcaacatcagTTACCTCTCGGGGGCGaaggtcggcgacgagatcgagATCGAGGGCCGCGTCGAGaaggtcggcggcagcctggCATTCACGCACGTCAACATCTACAAGGTCGCCGCTGACGGGACGCGGGGCGCCACTGTCGCCAATGGCCGGCACACCAAGTTCGTGAGGAGCCGGTGA
- a CDS encoding Putative zn(2)Cys(6) fungal-type DNA-binding domain-containing protein encodes MTNHVPLVTRFALDHKPQLTRASKPKVRTGCITCRHRRVKCDEGRPACSACLKYQGHCGGYKSNATQKPSRSAQLRPILPRLAGRKADNGFLLEPNYTSLVFADQLEKDHFDYWLAFTGTTVLFQSDLLTQVIPQLSWKDPAIKHAALAIGASALGGSTRTERMLGKGRFTSDSLMHYGKALNLLYTSPMSPERTLLACLLFITFESLRGNKAAGLSHINHGSRILEQYNPQGVDPSPLLDEVMTSFQHFGLQSWSHGGTHPKETDSRVPWCCRGRRTRYAVQEMPSVFTNLETARRWWNIVRHHLEHHAPLHTGFRVEGSSATTVQRPPPDYASPKSQQHIRSFARFLDAWNLAFQPLAIRAESGRATDIAGYLKALSLRIHYLHMWSGIRTAGWTDVEDIGRVTPVFCDIVALSREFLSAQAARQLLAPNGEMFTLEDSPTWPLGSAFLMCAVREVKDDVIRLFKEYPRRDGLWDTHGFLVMMEWLNGMTSAGYAVDERRHIAECDVVFREHSVRLQKKLWDPAASKWIYSGVSFSIL; translated from the exons ATGACGAATCATGTCCCCCTTGTTACGAGGTTCGCCCTTGACCACAAGCCCCAACTCACAAGGGCCAGCAAGCCCAAAGTTCGCACTGGGTGTATCACCTGCAG ACACCGCCGCGTCAAGTGCGACGAAGGCAGGCCGGCCTGCTCAGCGTGTCTCAAGTATCAAGGCCATTGCGGGGGTTACAAAAGTAACGCAACACAGAAACCTTCACGTTCAGCTCAACTTCGACCAATATTGCCGAGATTGGCTGGCAGGAAGGCCGACAACGGCTTTCTCTTGGAGCCAAACTACACGTCTCTCGTGTTCGCCGATCAGCTGGAGAAGGACCACTTCGACTACTGGCTCGCCTTCACTGGAACCACGGTGCTCTTTCAGTCTGACCTGCTCACACAAGTTATTCCTCAGCTGTCCTGGAAAGATCCTGCGATAAAACACGCTGCCCTGGCGATCGGCGCGTCGGCCCTCGGCGGGAGCACGAGAACGGAGCGAATGCTTGGCAAAGGGAGGTTCACTTCAGACTCGCTCATGCACTATGGCAAGGCTCTGAATCTCTTATACACATCACCTATGTCGCCTGAGAGAACTTTGCTGGCATGTCTCCTGTTCATCACCTTCGAGAGCCTCCGGGGGAACAAGGCAGCCGGGCTGAGCCACATTAACCACGGCTCTCGAATCTTGGAGCAGTACAACCCTCAGGGTGTCGATCCGAGCCCCTTGCTTGACGAGGTCATGACCAGCTTCCAGCATTTTGGCCTCCAATCTTGGAGTCACGGCGGCACTCACCCCAAAGAGACGGATAGTCGAGTGCCGTGGTGCTGTCGTGGACGAAGGACGCGATATGCCGTCCAGGAGATGCCCTCGGTCTTTACGAATCTGGAGACGGCTCGCCGATGGTGGAATATTGTCCGACATCATCTCGAGCACCACGCGCCACTACATACCGGTTTTCGGGTTGAAGGATCATCCGCCACAACAGTCCAGCGACCGCCACCGGATTACGCATCCCCCAAGTCTCAGCAGCATATTCGGAGCTTCGCCCGCTTTCTCGACGCCTGGAACCTAGCATTTCAGCCGCTTGCCATCAGAGCAGAGTCCGGCAGAGCCACGGATATCGCAGGCTATCTCAAGGCGCTCAGTCTGAGGATTCACTATCTGCATATGTGGAGCGGGATACGCACCGCGGGGTGGACAGATGTGGAGGACATCGGCCGCGTCACGCCGGTTTTCTGTGATATTGTCGCGCTCAGCCGAGAGTTCTTGTCGGCGCAGGCCGCCCGGCAGCTCCTCGCGCCGAACGGGGAGATGTTCACATTAGAAGACAGCCCGACGTGGCCTCTCGGGTCCGCATTTCTCATGTGCGCGGTGCGTGAAGTGAAGGACGATGTTATCAGGCTGTTCAAAGAGTACCCCAGACGTGACGGTCTCTGGGATACGCACGGATTCCTGGTTATGATGGAATGGCTGAACGGGATGACATCCGCTGGTtatgccgtcgacgagcggcGTCACATCGCAGAATGCGATGTCGTCTTCCGCGAGCACTCGGTCAGGCTGCAAAAGAAACTGTGGGATCCCGCAGCGTCGAAGTGGATATATAGCGGTGTAAGTTTCAGCATTCTTTGA